A single Muntiacus reevesi chromosome 9, mMunRee1.1, whole genome shotgun sequence DNA region contains:
- the LOC136175154 gene encoding olfactory receptor 4C11-like: MSVNKSVTEFILFGLTQDAEKQKVIFGVFLILYLATLLANFLIVVTIKTSRTLGSPMYFFLFFLSFADACFSTTTAPRLIVDVLSQEKTISYSECMTQVFAVHFFGCMEIFVLILMAFDRYIAICKPLRYTTIMSRHLCGGLVILAWVGSCIHSSAQIFLVLRLPFCGPNVIDHYFCDLQPLLKLACMDTSVINLLVVSNSGAICMVSFIILFISYVVILHSLRNHSAEGRRKALSTCTSHFTVVVIFFGPCIFIYTRPLTTFPIDKMVAVFYTIGTPLLNPLIYTLRNEEVKNAMKILWCSKA; encoded by the coding sequence ATGTCAGTGAATAAGAGTGTGACTGAATTCATTCTCTTTGGCTTGACACAGGATGCGGAAAAGCAGAAAGTGATATTTGGAGTCTTCTTGATCCTATACCTTGCAACACTGTTGGCGAACTTTCTTATTGTAGTGACTATTAAGACAAGCAGGACACTTGGGAgtcccatgtatttcttcctgttctttcTGTCCTTTGCTGATGCCTGCTTCTCCACAACCACAGCCCCCAGGTTAATTGTGGATGTCCTTTCTCAAGAGAAAACCATTTCCTACAGTGAGTGCATGACCCAGGTCTTTGCCGTCCATTTCTTTGGATGCATGGAGATCTTTGTGCTCATCCTCATGGCCTTTGATCGCTACATAGCAATCTGCAAACCCTTGCGATATACAACCATCATGAGCCGGCACCTCTGTGGTGGACTGGTGATTCTAGCCTGGGTGGGATCTTGTATTCACTCGTCAGCACAGATTTTCCTGGTTTTGAGGttgcccttctgtggccctaatgtGATTGACCACTATTTCTGTGATTTGCAGCCCTTGTTGAAACTTGCCTGCATGGACACTTCTGTGATAAATTTGCTTGTTGTTTCTAACAGTGGGGCCATATGTATGGTGAGTTTCATAATCCTGTTTATTTCTTATGTTGTCATATTGCACTCCCTGAGAAACCACAGCGCAGAAGGAAGGCGAAAAGCCCTTTCTACATGCACCTCCCACTTCACTGTGGTTGTCATATTTTTTGGCCCatgtatattcatatacacaCGCCCACTAACCACATTTCCAATAGACAAGATGGTGGCTGTGTTTTATACAATTGGGACACCCTTACTTAACCCGCTGATCTATACACTACGGAATGaagaagtgaaaaatgccatgaaaatATTATGGTGTAGCAAAGCATGA
- the LOC136176044 gene encoding olfactory receptor 4C16-like: MQLKNNVTEFILLGLTQDPVRKKIVFVIFLIFYLGILLGNTLIIVTIKTSSALGSPMYFFLFHLSVYDACFSTSIAPRMIADALLKNATISFSECMIQVFTFHFFGSLEIFILVLMAVDRYVAICKPLHYTTIMSHRVCGVLMSLAWLGSCVHSSAQIFLVLSLPFCGPNVIDHYFCDLQPLLKLACADTYVTNFLLVSNSGAICTVSFLMLVLSYALILHCLRNHSAEGRKKALSTCISHIIAVVLFFGPCIFIYTRPATTFSMDKMIAVFYTIGTPLFNPLIYTLGNAEVKNALRMLWSKKLMPDDKR; this comes from the coding sequence ATGCAGCTGAAAAATAATGTGACTGAGTTTATTCTGCTTGGGTTGACACAAGATCCTGTTAGGAAGAAAATAGtgtttgtcattttcttgattttctaccTGGGGATATTGCTGGGTAACACGCTAATTATTGTCACCATCAAGACCAGCAGTGCACTTGGGAGTccaatgtatttcttccttttccacttaTCCGTATATGATGCCTGCTTCTCTACTTCCATAGCTCCTAGGATGATTGCTGATGCCCTTCTGAAGAATGCCACTATCTCTTTCAGTGAGTGCATGATCCAAGTCTTTACATTCCATTTCTTTGGCTCCCTAGAGATCTTCATCCTTGTCCTCATGGCtgttgaccgctatgtggccatctgtaagcctctaCACTACACGACCATCATGAGTCATCGAGTCTGTGGTGTGCTAATGTCCCTGGCCTGGTTGGGGTCCTGCGTGCATTCATCAGCTCAGATTTTTCTTGTCTTGAGTCTGCCTTTCTGCGGTCCCAATGTAATTGATCACTACTTCTGTGACTTGCAGCCTTTGTTGAAACTTGCCTGTGCAGACACCTATGTAACCAACTTCCTCTTGGTGTCCAACAGCGGGGCCATCTGCACAGTGAGTTTTCTCATGCTGGTGTTATCCTATGCCCTCATCTTGCACTGTCTGAGAAACCACAGCgctgaagggaggaaaaaagccctctccacctgcatcTCCCATATCATTGCGGTCGTCTTGTTCTTTGGTccttgcatatttatatacactcgCCCTGCAACCACCTTCTCCATGGATAAGATGATAGCTGTGTTTTATACAATTGGGACACCTTTGTTCAACCCTCTGATTTATACTCTCGggaatgcagaagtgaaaaatgccCTGAGGATGTTATGGAGTAAGAAGTTGATGCCAGATGACAAAAGATGA